In the Chlorobium limicola DSM 245 genome, one interval contains:
- a CDS encoding glycosyltransferase family protein, protein MKKILFLSVNYPPMLTEGSSRASRFVAKLPELGWVPLVVAPADVAWGDADKSRAQPESSEYTGIYRTGEIMDGSAFGPDRTVQLLQGMSVAGPSGLPLRMISGLLPGVSLVSGWEKHAASVVSEIISRHDSVDAIYAQGPPAAPLLLALDLSAKYGVPVLFDLVSPVDGVSLPGSTRNDAAKIEERVLTSGHTIMTPTRALKEFFLKKYFGKITYDDLSIVPDFCSVPPELARLAAQKPDGAMQLLIFSELVSGKHMKSFVQALGGFMQDAGVFRGTPVVRIIGGESEELLKHIRKHLPDAQVSCSHRLQEREELEAVAGCDVFCLASGKDEPADMTLPSRMVDALCLRKKLLVIGQEGPAAQLALETGGFFASIHDTPAVIQAFQAAVDSFRQGDRGMADLQPERFTSASCLTVLSKLLAYMLPV, encoded by the coding sequence ATGAAAAAGATACTGTTTCTGTCAGTTAACTACCCGCCGATGCTTACGGAGGGTTCATCAAGGGCTTCCAGGTTTGTCGCGAAGCTGCCTGAACTGGGATGGGTGCCTCTCGTTGTTGCGCCTGCCGATGTGGCATGGGGCGATGCGGATAAAAGCCGTGCTCAGCCGGAGAGTTCCGAATATACCGGTATTTACCGTACAGGAGAAATTATGGATGGGTCGGCGTTCGGCCCTGATCGAACTGTTCAATTGCTGCAGGGGATGAGTGTCGCCGGTCCTTCAGGGTTGCCGCTGCGTATGATTTCAGGTCTGCTTCCGGGGGTGAGTCTGGTTTCGGGATGGGAAAAGCACGCAGCTTCGGTTGTATCGGAGATTATCAGCCGACATGATTCGGTCGATGCCATCTATGCGCAGGGCCCACCTGCAGCTCCGCTGCTTCTTGCGCTTGATCTTTCGGCCAAATATGGCGTTCCTGTATTGTTCGATCTTGTGTCGCCTGTCGATGGCGTTTCCCTGCCGGGCAGCACCCGCAATGATGCCGCAAAGATCGAAGAACGGGTTCTGACCTCCGGCCATACCATCATGACGCCTACCAGAGCGTTGAAGGAGTTCTTTCTGAAAAAATATTTCGGGAAGATTACCTATGATGATTTATCGATCGTTCCCGACTTCTGTTCGGTTCCTCCCGAGTTGGCGCGTCTGGCTGCGCAGAAGCCGGATGGCGCCATGCAACTGCTGATTTTTTCAGAACTGGTTTCCGGAAAGCATATGAAGTCGTTCGTGCAGGCGCTTGGCGGATTCATGCAGGATGCCGGGGTGTTCAGGGGAACTCCGGTTGTCCGTATTATCGGAGGCGAGAGCGAAGAGCTGCTGAAACATATCAGGAAACATCTTCCGGATGCACAGGTTTCCTGCAGCCATCGTCTGCAGGAGCGGGAAGAGCTGGAGGCTGTCGCCGGGTGCGATGTTTTCTGTCTGGCGAGCGGTAAGGATGAGCCGGCAGACATGACGCTCCCTTCTCGGATGGTCGACGCCCTTTGCCTGCGTAAAAAGCTGCTTGTGATCGGTCAGGAGGGCCCTGCAGCTCAGCTTGCACTTGAAACGGGAGGTTTTTTTGCATCCATACATGATACCCCGGCGGTTATCCAGGCGTTTCAGGCGGCGGTGGACTCCTTCCGGCAAGGGGATCGGGGCATGGCGGATCTGCAGCCTGAACGATTTACTTCGGCATCCTGCCTGACGGTTCTTTCTAAGTTGCTGGCCTATATGCTTCCTGTCTGA
- a CDS encoding 5'-nucleotidase, lipoprotein e(P4) family, with product MNKLFRLLFYCVVLLLSAGCASTADNNFNSLLWMQSSAEYKANALQAYNAAMRNIDAALADRRWTAAGEQVGDFSSLPPAVVMDIDETVLDNSRYMGKEVLENSAWSSTTWDEWVALKEAAAVPGAVEFINAMNGKSVRVIFISNRECRSRDKPGSGCSQEADTIENLAKAGVHGVLPENVLLMGEQDGWTSEKKSRREYIAERYRIVMLFGDDLGDFLPGVKNNITPQERDRLVREHKNNWGRMWFMLSNPTYGSWLNVLGDPKSRYIRSY from the coding sequence ATGAACAAGCTCTTCAGATTGCTTTTTTACTGCGTTGTCCTGCTGCTCTCTGCCGGATGTGCATCGACAGCTGACAACAATTTCAACAGCCTTCTGTGGATGCAGTCGTCGGCGGAGTACAAGGCCAACGCTTTGCAGGCGTATAATGCGGCCATGAGGAATATCGATGCTGCGCTTGCCGACCGCAGATGGACGGCGGCTGGTGAACAGGTTGGTGATTTTTCGTCTCTTCCTCCTGCCGTGGTCATGGATATCGACGAGACCGTGCTTGATAACTCGAGATACATGGGGAAGGAGGTGCTTGAAAACAGCGCATGGAGCTCTACGACATGGGATGAGTGGGTGGCCCTGAAAGAGGCTGCCGCCGTGCCGGGTGCGGTCGAATTCATCAATGCGATGAACGGAAAGAGTGTCAGGGTTATTTTTATTTCCAACAGGGAGTGCAGAAGTCGTGACAAACCTGGATCGGGATGTTCGCAGGAAGCAGATACGATAGAGAATCTTGCCAAAGCAGGCGTGCATGGCGTTCTGCCTGAAAACGTCCTGTTGATGGGTGAGCAGGATGGGTGGACGTCCGAGAAGAAGAGCCGGAGGGAGTATATTGCAGAGCGGTACAGGATCGTGATGCTGTTTGGAGACGATCTGGGGGATTTCCTTCCCGGAGTAAAAAACAATATCACTCCGCAGGAGCGTGACCGCCTGGTGAGAGAACATAAAAACAATTGGGGCAGGATGTGGTTCATGCTGTCGAATCCCACCTATGGCTCGTGGCTGAACGTACTCGGTGATCCGAAGTCCAGATATATCAGAAGTTACTGA
- a CDS encoding SDR family oxidoreductase, which translates to MNKQIVLVAGASGYLGRYVTKEFSDRGYAVRALVRNPEKLAAEGTNLEPATASLVKEVVKGDAADPASLKNACKGVDIVFSCMGLTKPQENLTSEQVDHLGNRALLEDALSYGVKKFIYISVFNAEKMMDVDVVKAHELFVSDLLSSGISCTVIRPTGFFSDMGMFLSSARSGHMFMLGDGENRVNPIHGADLAKVCVDAADSSEKEICVGGPDTYTFNETMNMAFEAVGKSPWITHIPMWVGDAALFVTGIFNPSLAGVLAFAVSVSGLDNVAPANGTNHLGEFYRDLAAKGETKQ; encoded by the coding sequence ATGAACAAGCAGATAGTGCTGGTAGCGGGTGCGTCGGGGTATCTCGGCAGATATGTGACGAAAGAATTCTCGGATCGGGGCTATGCGGTGCGGGCGCTCGTCAGAAACCCCGAAAAACTTGCTGCCGAAGGAACAAATCTTGAACCTGCGACAGCTTCGCTGGTGAAAGAGGTGGTAAAGGGTGATGCCGCCGATCCGGCGTCGCTCAAAAACGCCTGCAAAGGTGTCGATATCGTCTTCTCCTGCATGGGGCTAACCAAACCGCAGGAGAATCTCACCAGCGAGCAGGTCGATCATCTCGGCAACAGGGCTCTGCTCGAGGACGCTTTGTCGTACGGGGTAAAAAAGTTCATCTACATCTCGGTCTTCAACGCAGAAAAAATGATGGACGTCGATGTCGTCAAAGCCCACGAGCTCTTCGTGAGCGATCTCCTGTCTTCGGGTATATCCTGCACCGTCATCCGGCCAACGGGCTTCTTTTCTGATATGGGCATGTTTCTCTCTTCGGCGCGTTCAGGCCACATGTTCATGCTCGGTGACGGTGAAAATCGAGTAAACCCCATTCACGGGGCAGACCTCGCGAAAGTGTGCGTCGATGCAGCAGATAGCAGCGAAAAGGAGATCTGCGTCGGCGGACCCGACACCTACACCTTCAATGAAACCATGAACATGGCCTTCGAAGCCGTCGGGAAATCTCCGTGGATCACGCACATACCAATGTGGGTGGGAGACGCCGCGCTCTTCGTGACCGGTATTTTCAACCCGTCACTGGCTGGAGTACTGGCCTTCGCGGTATCGGTCAGCGGGCTCGACAACGTAGCTCCGGCCAACGGCACGAACCATCTCGGCGAATTCTACCGGGATCTTGCGGCAAAAGGAGAAACGAAACAATAA
- the mreB gene encoding rod shape-determining protein encodes MTLFANVLNIETTIDLGLDIGTANTLMCIKDKGVVVNDPTIVAVESDSGKLLAIGHEALNMHQKMHPGIQTIQPVTQGIIADYEVALKLIRELLHTIRPRTLFGIHRLAISIPLGITEVAKRAVFDMAEHLGAKETCLITEPIAAAIGAGINPVESVAKMIVNLGAGSTQIAVISLGGIVSGESLAVSGNQINNAIIRYLRENNNLAISDYAAEQIKLKLATCSGIIETDCRLTVKGFNLRSGFPETQEISSLTIREIITVLLQEIVTAIKKSIEVLADKPDVAVDILEHGLYLTGGGALLTGIDKKIQAETGLTVTIADEPQTTVIKGLCTILENIETYRPVLITNKRQK; translated from the coding sequence ATGACGCTTTTCGCAAACGTTCTGAATATAGAAACCACCATTGACCTTGGCCTCGATATCGGGACGGCAAACACGTTGATGTGCATAAAGGACAAAGGGGTGGTCGTCAACGATCCGACGATTGTCGCAGTTGAAAGCGATTCAGGAAAGCTGCTTGCCATTGGGCATGAAGCTCTCAACATGCACCAGAAAATGCATCCGGGAATCCAGACGATCCAGCCTGTAACTCAAGGGATTATAGCAGATTATGAAGTTGCGCTGAAATTGATCAGAGAACTCCTGCACACCATCAGGCCCCGCACTCTGTTCGGCATCCACAGGCTTGCGATAAGCATACCCCTTGGCATAACGGAAGTAGCGAAACGCGCCGTCTTTGATATGGCAGAGCATCTTGGCGCAAAAGAAACCTGTCTGATTACAGAGCCGATAGCAGCAGCGATCGGAGCCGGCATCAACCCGGTCGAATCCGTCGCAAAGATGATCGTGAATCTCGGCGCGGGCTCCACGCAAATAGCCGTGATATCGCTTGGCGGTATTGTTTCGGGAGAGTCGCTTGCCGTTTCAGGCAATCAGATCAACAATGCAATCATCCGTTACCTGAGAGAGAACAACAACCTTGCAATCAGCGATTATGCCGCAGAACAGATCAAGCTGAAACTGGCCACGTGTTCAGGAATAATCGAAACCGATTGCCGGCTGACCGTCAAAGGATTCAATCTTCGTTCAGGGTTTCCCGAGACACAGGAAATCAGTTCCCTTACCATCAGGGAAATCATAACGGTCCTGCTTCAGGAGATCGTCACGGCAATAAAAAAAAGTATCGAAGTGCTCGCCGACAAACCCGATGTCGCCGTCGATATCCTCGAACATGGACTGTATCTGACGGGGGGGGGAGCACTGTTGACCGGAATCGACAAAAAAATCCAGGCTGAAACCGGACTGACTGTTACGATAGCTGACGAACCCCAGACAACGGTCATCAAGGGGCTGTGTACAATTCTGGAAAATATCGAAACCTACCGGCCGGTTCTGATCACCAACAAAAGACAGAAATAG
- a CDS encoding zinc ribbon domain-containing protein YjdM, producing MRELPNCPKCNSEYTYEVGSLLTCPECANEWSKSEASATDAVRVWKDANGNILQDGDTVTVIKDLKVRGSSSAIKGGTKVKNIRLVDGDHDIDCRIDGFGAMQLKSEFVRKA from the coding sequence ATGCGAGAACTGCCGAACTGTCCGAAATGCAACTCGGAATATACTTACGAAGTCGGGTCGCTTCTGACCTGCCCTGAATGTGCCAATGAATGGAGCAAGTCGGAGGCTTCCGCGACTGATGCCGTTCGCGTCTGGAAGGATGCGAACGGCAATATCCTGCAGGATGGCGATACGGTGACGGTGATCAAGGATCTCAAAGTCAGGGGATCGTCATCGGCTATCAAGGGAGGTACGAAGGTCAAGAACATCCGTCTTGTCGATGGCGATCACGATATCGATTGCAGGATCGACGGATTCGGAGCGATGCAGCTGAAGTCGGAGTTCGTCAGGAAAGCCTGA
- the rsgA gene encoding ribosome small subunit-dependent GTPase A — protein sequence MTKLSDLGFDPWFETHADAIRSEGQSVARVSAVDRNSCMIRNEQGEIPAELSGKFLFNVESPADLPCVGDWVAVQYHNDGALAIIHGLFPRRTFLRRKRAGTEVDYQMIAANIDIAFVVQSCHFDFNLARLNRYLVMAADGHVESIVVLAKTDLISGEELQEKLAAIREAGISARVIALSNLNGSGFEEFRQLLLPRGTYCLLGSSGVGKTTLINHLIGRDDFDTKAVSGTGEGTHTTTRRQLIVLDEGSMFIDTPGMRELGLLGASEGVNKGFEDITGLSRACRYADCSHTGESGCAVLAAIEAGELSEERYAGYLKLRKESEYHELSYLDKRKKERAFGRFIRTAKKDMKRWDG from the coding sequence ATGACGAAATTGAGCGATCTTGGTTTTGACCCCTGGTTTGAAACACATGCAGATGCAATCCGTTCCGAGGGTCAGAGCGTGGCACGTGTTTCGGCGGTTGACCGGAATTCCTGCATGATCAGAAATGAACAGGGGGAGATTCCTGCCGAACTTTCGGGGAAGTTTCTGTTCAATGTCGAGTCGCCGGCAGATCTGCCATGCGTCGGGGACTGGGTTGCCGTGCAGTATCACAATGACGGCGCCCTTGCAATCATTCATGGGCTCTTTCCCCGGAGGACGTTTTTACGCCGGAAGCGAGCCGGCACGGAGGTGGACTACCAGATGATAGCCGCAAATATCGATATCGCCTTTGTCGTGCAGTCATGCCACTTCGACTTCAATCTGGCGAGGCTGAACCGGTATCTGGTGATGGCGGCTGACGGTCATGTCGAGTCGATTGTCGTGCTTGCCAAAACGGACCTGATCTCCGGTGAAGAGCTTCAGGAGAAGCTTGCGGCTATCAGAGAGGCGGGCATTTCGGCCAGGGTGATTGCGCTCAGTAACCTGAACGGTTCCGGATTTGAAGAATTCCGTCAGCTGCTGCTGCCGCGAGGAACCTATTGTCTGCTTGGTTCCTCCGGAGTCGGCAAGACGACGCTGATCAATCATCTGATCGGACGGGATGATTTCGATACGAAAGCGGTCAGCGGAACAGGAGAGGGCACGCACACGACGACGCGTCGGCAACTCATTGTGCTTGATGAAGGCAGTATGTTCATCGATACGCCGGGAATGAGAGAGTTAGGCCTTTTGGGCGCCAGTGAAGGGGTAAACAAAGGGTTTGAAGATATCACTGGGCTTTCCAGAGCCTGCCGGTATGCCGATTGCAGCCATACCGGGGAGTCGGGTTGTGCAGTGCTTGCTGCAATCGAAGCCGGAGAGCTGAGCGAAGAGCGCTATGCCGGTTATCTGAAACTCAGGAAGGAGTCGGAGTACCACGAGCTGTCGTACCTTGACAAACGAAAAAAGGAGCGGGCATTCGGTCGCTTTATCAGGACGGCCAAGAAGGATATGAAAAGATGGGATGGTTAG
- a CDS encoding mobile mystery protein B, with the protein MGLELEYLAGQTPISEDEKAGLLIPTISTKSELDEFEQKNIEQAVQWSLSRRFRQEEILTERFVRELHRRMFGSVWAWAGEFRKTNTNIGVDKWQIGVELKNLLEDAGYWIANEIFSPDDIALRFKHRVVCIHCFPNGNGRHSRLMADIISEQVFKRPHFTWGTGDFSGEGKTREEYIKAVKTADRGDYALLSAFARS; encoded by the coding sequence ATGGGATTAGAACTCGAGTATCTGGCCGGTCAGACGCCCATCAGCGAGGATGAAAAGGCAGGACTGCTGATTCCAACCATTTCCACAAAAAGTGAGCTGGATGAGTTCGAGCAGAAAAATATCGAACAGGCCGTGCAATGGTCATTATCGCGCAGGTTTCGTCAGGAGGAGATTCTGACGGAACGGTTTGTCAGGGAACTTCACAGGCGGATGTTTGGAAGCGTTTGGGCCTGGGCTGGTGAATTCAGAAAAACGAACACCAATATCGGAGTTGATAAATGGCAGATTGGCGTTGAGTTAAAAAATCTTCTGGAGGATGCCGGCTACTGGATTGCCAATGAAATTTTTTCCCCGGATGACATCGCTCTTCGCTTCAAGCACCGGGTTGTCTGTATTCACTGTTTTCCAAACGGTAATGGACGGCATAGTCGATTAATGGCCGATATAATTTCGGAACAGGTTTTCAAACGGCCACATTTCACATGGGGGACAGGCGACTTTTCCGGCGAAGGAAAGACGAGAGAGGAATACATCAAGGCGGTAAAAACGGCCGATCGAGGAGATTACGCGCTGCTGTCGGCATTTGCCCGCTCCTGA
- a CDS encoding mobile mystery protein A, protein MKDRSLQREHLNEKMRAFNSAGAVSHPPVGWIHAIRTALGMSMQQLGKRLGVTKQNIQNIERREKDGAITIKSLRELGAALDMRLVYGFVPNDGTLDALVDRKARELAEKIVRRTAQSMRLEAQQNSTERIEKAIGERAEEIKREMPKLLWD, encoded by the coding sequence ATGAAGGACAGGTCATTACAGAGAGAACATCTGAACGAGAAAATGCGGGCATTTAATTCTGCCGGTGCAGTATCGCATCCACCTGTCGGATGGATACATGCCATCAGGACAGCTCTCGGCATGTCGATGCAGCAGCTTGGCAAGAGGCTTGGCGTCACGAAGCAAAATATCCAGAATATCGAACGGAGGGAAAAAGATGGAGCCATAACCATCAAATCCCTGCGGGAACTTGGAGCTGCCCTTGATATGCGGCTGGTTTACGGTTTTGTACCGAACGACGGGACACTCGATGCGCTGGTTGACAGGAAAGCACGTGAGCTGGCTGAAAAAATCGTACGGCGAACCGCGCAAAGCATGAGGCTGGAGGCACAGCAAAACTCGACGGAACGCATTGAAAAAGCTATCGGGGAACGTGCAGAGGAGATCAAACGGGAAATGCCGAAATTGTTATGGGATTAG
- a CDS encoding Acg family FMN-binding oxidoreductase: MLTRRRFIVSSMAAIGGLATVSACSPGKNPGGYMDAASRIWRHGKVDAGNRSAVLRELVRYATLAPSSHNTQCWKFRIEDRSISIFPDFSRRCPVVDPDDHHLFVSVGCATENLIQAASANGLYGNAVFDPSSRGNVRVSLEPANAVVTPLFNAIPERQSTRAEYDGKPISMNELAMLEREGTGKGVRIIFLTERAAMESLLDYVVQGNTAQMNDSAFIEELKAWIRFSESDAVRRGDGLYSASSGNPSVPSWLGSLLFGLFFTQKNENDKYAKQVRSSAGIAVFVSEGNNPEQWIEVGRCYERFSLRCTAMGIRNAMLNQPVEVTALRSQFAAFLGIGERRPDLVVRFGRGSGLPQSLRRPVEAVLA, translated from the coding sequence ATGTTGACTCGCAGACGGTTTATTGTCTCATCCATGGCGGCTATTGGGGGTTTGGCGACCGTCTCGGCATGTTCACCGGGAAAAAATCCAGGCGGCTACATGGATGCAGCAAGCCGCATCTGGCGTCACGGAAAGGTGGATGCGGGGAACAGGTCTGCGGTTCTGCGTGAGCTTGTGCGATATGCGACACTGGCGCCATCGAGCCACAACACCCAGTGCTGGAAGTTTCGCATTGAAGATCGTTCCATCTCAATTTTTCCCGATTTCTCGCGCAGATGCCCCGTAGTCGATCCGGACGATCATCACCTGTTTGTATCTGTCGGGTGCGCGACAGAGAACCTGATACAGGCGGCATCAGCAAACGGGCTTTACGGCAATGCGGTATTCGATCCGTCATCCCGCGGGAATGTGCGTGTTTCGCTGGAACCAGCGAATGCCGTTGTCACTCCTCTGTTCAATGCGATACCGGAGCGCCAGAGCACGCGAGCCGAGTATGACGGGAAGCCGATTTCCATGAATGAGCTGGCGATGCTGGAAAGGGAGGGTACAGGCAAAGGTGTCCGGATTATTTTTCTCACCGAACGTGCGGCAATGGAGAGTCTGCTCGATTATGTCGTTCAGGGTAATACTGCGCAAATGAACGACAGCGCATTCATTGAAGAGCTGAAAGCATGGATACGCTTCAGTGAGAGCGATGCGGTACGGAGAGGAGATGGCCTGTATTCTGCATCGTCGGGCAATCCATCCGTGCCTTCGTGGCTGGGCAGCCTCCTTTTCGGTTTGTTCTTTACGCAGAAGAACGAGAACGACAAGTATGCGAAGCAGGTGCGCAGTTCAGCCGGTATAGCGGTGTTTGTCTCGGAGGGCAATAACCCTGAGCAATGGATAGAAGTCGGGAGATGCTACGAACGGTTTTCGCTTCGGTGCACGGCTATGGGGATACGCAATGCGATGCTCAATCAACCGGTGGAAGTTACTGCACTGAGGTCGCAGTTCGCGGCTTTCCTCGGTATCGGGGAGCGCAGGCCGGATCTGGTCGTACGATTTGGTCGTGGTTCGGGATTGCCGCAGTCATTGCGACGTCCTGTTGAAGCTGTTCTGGCATGA
- a CDS encoding nitroreductase family protein: protein MNETLATILRRRSVRVYRPDAVAQVELDRMLEAGRYAPSAMNQQPWHFTAIRNPELLLKLEESCKSAFVESNVEALREVAKQEGFSVFYQAPLMVIISGDPGAIAAQYDCTLAMENTMLAAASLGIGSCWTHAVMMFYATEKGKAVFRELGVIFPEGYQPYAAAVFGWPAEPYPEAPPKNADCVTIMD from the coding sequence ATGAACGAGACCCTAGCCACGATACTCAGGCGGAGAAGCGTGCGCGTCTATCGACCCGATGCGGTCGCTCAGGTCGAGCTTGACCGGATGCTCGAAGCCGGCCGTTATGCCCCCAGCGCAATGAACCAGCAGCCGTGGCACTTCACGGCTATCCGGAACCCCGAACTGCTCCTGAAGCTCGAAGAGAGCTGTAAAAGCGCTTTCGTCGAGTCGAATGTCGAAGCCCTGAGGGAAGTCGCAAAACAGGAGGGATTCAGCGTCTTCTACCAAGCGCCGCTGATGGTCATCATTTCCGGCGATCCCGGCGCTATCGCCGCACAATACGATTGCACCCTCGCCATGGAGAACACGATGCTTGCCGCCGCCTCGCTCGGTATCGGCAGCTGCTGGACGCATGCCGTGATGATGTTTTATGCAACCGAAAAAGGCAAGGCTGTCTTCCGGGAACTCGGGGTCATATTTCCGGAAGGTTATCAGCCATACGCAGCAGCAGTCTTCGGCTGGCCTGCGGAACCATACCCGGAAGCTCCACCAAAAAATGCGGATTGCGTCACCATCATGGACTGA